The following coding sequences are from one Treponema parvum window:
- the fusA gene encoding elongation factor G gives MNFDISKMRNIGISAHIDSGKTTLSERILFYCNKIHQIHEVRGKDGVGAVMDSMDLERERGITIQSAATQVKWKDITINLIDTPGHVDFTIEVERALRVLDGAILVLCAVAGVQSQSITVDRQLKRYHVPRIAFVNKCDRQGANPFRVRMQLREKLGLNAYMMEIPIGLEDKLEGVVDLVSMKALYFEGPSGEEVRTAEIPAHLVDEAKKYRAELLEAASNFDDTLMEALLEEKEIPEDLLISAVRKGTLSEQFVGVFCGSAHMNKGIQPLLDGVSRYLPNPTEVKNSALDLDNNEAVVELGSSAEKPTVALAFKLDDGQYGQLTYVRVYQGKISKGQELYNTRSRQKFKVGRLVRMNAASMEDINEGVPGDIVALFGIECASGDTFCGGGLNYSMASMFVPAPVISLSITPKDKAAANQMAKALNRFTKEDPTFQTYVDPESNQTIIKGMGELHLAVYVERMKREYKCEVVTGAPEVAYRESITQRADFNYTHKKQTGGAGQYGRVAGFIEPLVDKDYEFVDAIKGGTIPNEYIPSCDKGFRRAIEKGTLIGFPIVGVKVTINDGQYHPVDSSDIAFQTAAIGAFREAYEKAKPVILEPIMQVSIEGPTEFQGNMFGLINQRRGVIIDSTDENNQSTVNAEVPLSEMFGFSTVLRSSTQGKAEFSMEFLKYGRVPNNISEELRKAYLEKLKAENK, from the coding sequence ATGAACTTTGATATTTCCAAAATGAGGAATATCGGTATTAGCGCCCACATAGACTCGGGCAAGACCACTCTGTCAGAACGAATCTTATTTTATTGTAACAAAATTCATCAGATTCATGAAGTTCGCGGGAAAGACGGTGTAGGAGCTGTGATGGACAGTATGGATCTGGAACGCGAGCGTGGAATAACGATCCAATCCGCCGCCACACAGGTTAAGTGGAAAGATATTACGATAAATTTGATCGATACTCCCGGACACGTGGATTTTACGATTGAAGTGGAACGGGCGCTCCGCGTTCTTGACGGCGCCATCCTGGTTCTCTGCGCCGTCGCAGGCGTTCAGTCGCAGTCGATCACAGTGGATCGGCAGTTAAAACGCTATCACGTTCCTCGCATTGCATTTGTAAATAAGTGCGACCGGCAGGGCGCAAATCCATTCCGCGTGCGCATGCAATTGCGTGAAAAATTGGGGCTTAACGCATACATGATGGAAATTCCGATCGGTCTTGAAGACAAACTCGAAGGCGTCGTCGACCTTGTAAGCATGAAGGCTCTTTACTTTGAAGGACCTTCCGGAGAAGAAGTCCGAACGGCGGAAATTCCCGCACACCTCGTTGACGAGGCAAAAAAATACCGCGCGGAACTTCTTGAAGCCGCTTCCAATTTTGACGACACTCTTATGGAAGCTCTCCTTGAAGAAAAAGAAATTCCGGAAGACTTACTCATCTCGGCAGTCCGAAAGGGAACGCTGTCGGAACAATTTGTAGGCGTTTTCTGCGGATCCGCCCACATGAACAAGGGAATTCAGCCCCTGCTCGACGGCGTTTCCAGATATTTGCCCAATCCCACCGAAGTAAAAAACTCGGCTCTCGATTTGGATAATAACGAAGCCGTGGTAGAGTTAGGCTCTTCCGCCGAAAAACCGACCGTAGCCCTTGCATTTAAACTTGACGACGGTCAGTACGGCCAGCTTACTTATGTGAGAGTTTACCAAGGAAAAATCTCAAAAGGGCAGGAATTATACAATACCCGCTCACGGCAAAAATTTAAGGTGGGGCGTCTTGTACGCATGAACGCCGCCTCAATGGAAGACATAAACGAAGGCGTTCCCGGCGATATCGTAGCCTTGTTCGGTATCGAATGCGCTTCAGGCGATACTTTCTGCGGAGGCGGATTAAACTATTCCATGGCCTCGATGTTCGTTCCCGCTCCGGTTATCTCCTTATCCATCACTCCTAAAGACAAGGCCGCTGCAAATCAAATGGCAAAGGCTCTTAACCGATTTACAAAAGAAGATCCGACATTCCAAACCTATGTGGATCCCGAATCAAACCAGACTATAATAAAAGGTATGGGAGAGCTTCACCTTGCAGTCTATGTAGAGCGCATGAAAAGGGAATACAAGTGCGAAGTTGTTACCGGCGCTCCGGAAGTAGCATACCGCGAATCTATCACTCAGCGGGCGGACTTCAACTATACGCATAAAAAGCAAACCGGCGGCGCAGGTCAGTACGGCCGCGTAGCGGGATTTATCGAACCTCTCGTAGACAAAGATTACGAATTTGTGGATGCGATTAAGGGCGGTACGATTCCCAACGAATATATACCGAGCTGCGACAAGGGCTTCCGCCGCGCAATCGAAAAGGGCACGCTCATCGGATTCCCGATCGTAGGTGTAAAAGTCACAATAAACGACGGTCAATATCATCCTGTAGACTCCTCCGATATTGCGTTCCAGACGGCCGCCATCGGCGCCTTCCGCGAAGCATATGAAAAGGCAAAACCCGTTATCCTTGAACCGATTATGCAGGTTTCCATCGAAGGCCCCACGGAATTCCAAGGTAATATGTTCGGTTTGATAAATCAGCGCCGCGGTGTTATAATCGACAGTACCGATGAGAATAACCAGTCTACGGTGAACGCCGAAGTTCCTTTGAGCGAAATGTTCGGATTTTCAACCGTTCTGCGGTCTTCTACGCAGGGAAAGGCTGAATTCTCTATGGAATTCCTTAAATACGGCCGCGTACCTAATAATATTTCCGAGGAGCTTAGAAAGGCTTATCTTGAAAAATTAAAAGCAGAGAATAAATAG
- a CDS encoding ATPase domain-containing protein translates to MEKLDYYDYSPVRIFDKCTDGGLKTGEIGLVTSKKGLGKTSVLVQFGMDELAQGKHLVHVSFDQHSSNVISWYESIFNEASKRKNVANASELKDKMVRNRTILNFNQENFSLPKVINTLKALNEGGITVSALVIDGVDLSKVTVDDITAVADFTKKHNLTAWFSATAEGGALNDSVPADLEKYFAGVIHLSPKQDGVYVSILKFHGMPAIQDALRLDAKTLLLTEK, encoded by the coding sequence ATGGAAAAGTTAGACTACTACGATTACAGCCCCGTACGTATTTTCGATAAATGCACCGACGGCGGTTTAAAGACCGGTGAAATCGGTTTGGTAACGTCCAAAAAAGGACTCGGAAAGACGTCCGTTCTCGTCCAATTCGGAATGGATGAACTTGCACAGGGAAAACATCTGGTGCATGTTTCCTTCGACCAGCATTCGTCAAATGTGATTTCCTGGTATGAAAGCATATTTAACGAAGCCTCTAAGAGAAAAAACGTGGCTAACGCATCTGAATTAAAAGACAAAATGGTGCGCAACAGAACCATATTGAATTTCAATCAGGAAAATTTTTCACTGCCGAAAGTCATAAATACTCTGAAAGCTTTAAATGAAGGCGGCATCACGGTTTCAGCTCTGGTTATAGACGGGGTGGATCTGTCAAAAGTGACCGTAGACGACATAACCGCCGTCGCCGATTTTACAAAAAAACACAATCTCACGGCTTGGTTCAGCGCTACTGCGGAAGGCGGCGCCTTAAACGATTCCGTCCCGGCAGACTTGGAAAAATATTTTGCGGGAGTTATACATCTGTCGCCAAAGCAGGACGGCGTATATGTTTCCATCCTGAAATTCCACGGTATGCCGGCAATTCAGGATGCGCTGAGACTTGACGCAAAAACCCTGCTCTTGACCGAAAAATAA
- a CDS encoding cation diffusion facilitator family transporter: MFGILVRIFIANPENTSDFAVREKYGILCGALGLFFNLLLFILKLVVGIVTRSVAVTGDAFNHLSDSAASLLTIIGFKFSSKKPDKNHPFGHGRLEYVMGLAIAFFIITVSLELMKSSVLSLFSPKIINAGLWTCAVLVFSILIKTYMYAYNRFTAKKIDSAAMSAAAKDSLSDTLTTFVVLLSILVNRYFDFPMIDGIAGMIVAVFIFLNGIEAVRDVVTPLLGTIPQKQLVRDIERTALKFPLIKGVHDIVVHEYGPGRMIVTLHVEVPGEESVFKVHEAIDRAEKAIQEELNCIVLIHADPIDFNSEKNLKVRKLLPKIASGLNAGITVHEARCIVENKKTKVVFEVTKPFECKLSDNEIRSYITAAMKKEFPECECKMTIEHPFT, from the coding sequence ATGTTTGGAATTTTAGTGCGGATCTTTATAGCGAATCCTGAAAACACCTCCGATTTTGCCGTTCGCGAAAAGTACGGAATCTTGTGCGGCGCTCTGGGACTTTTTTTTAATCTGCTTTTATTTATTCTTAAACTTGTAGTAGGAATCGTAACGCGATCCGTCGCCGTTACGGGAGACGCTTTTAATCATCTTTCGGATTCGGCGGCTTCTTTGCTTACTATTATAGGATTTAAATTTTCTTCAAAAAAACCCGATAAAAATCATCCGTTCGGACACGGCCGGCTTGAATACGTTATGGGGCTTGCGATTGCGTTTTTTATCATTACGGTAAGCTTGGAGCTTATGAAATCTTCCGTTTTGTCGCTGTTTTCGCCTAAGATAATAAACGCCGGGCTGTGGACGTGCGCGGTTTTGGTTTTTTCCATCCTCATAAAGACGTACATGTATGCCTATAACCGCTTTACCGCAAAAAAAATAGATTCCGCGGCAATGTCCGCCGCTGCAAAAGACAGTTTAAGCGATACCCTTACAACCTTCGTAGTTCTTCTTTCCATATTGGTGAACCGCTATTTTGATTTTCCGATGATAGACGGAATTGCGGGAATGATAGTTGCGGTTTTCATCTTTCTAAACGGTATAGAGGCTGTGAGAGACGTGGTTACGCCCCTTTTAGGCACAATTCCGCAAAAACAACTTGTGCGCGATATTGAAAGAACTGCGCTTAAATTTCCTCTCATCAAGGGAGTTCACGATATTGTTGTGCACGAATACGGCCCGGGTCGCATGATAGTCACACTTCATGTAGAAGTTCCTGGGGAAGAGTCGGTCTTTAAAGTTCATGAAGCGATCGACCGTGCGGAAAAAGCGATACAGGAGGAACTTAACTGCATTGTTCTGATTCACGCCGATCCCATAGATTTTAATTCAGAAAAGAATCTTAAGGTGCGTAAGCTGCTTCCGAAAATCGCCTCCGGGCTTAACGCCGGAATTACGGTTCATGAAGCGCGCTGCATCGTCGAAAACAAAAAAACGAAAGTCGTCTTTGAAGTGACAAAACCTTTCGAATGCAAACTTTCTGATAACGAGATACGCTCTTATATTACGGCTGCAATGAAAAAGGAATTTCCCGAATGCGAGTGCAAGATGACAATAGAACACCCTTTTACATAA
- a CDS encoding FGGY family carbohydrate kinase: MEYAVAVIDIGMTNKKVAVYDAALKQLDAAYKTFEPLIIKNPVTGQELKTHDLDEMKKWFFEQIRLFAKKYPIKAVSVSTHGATFVCTDNKGRACAPCIFYTEEPGVEFQNEFYALAGNKTDLQKSTFSPAFDAMINLAKGIFYLKKYFPAEFAKTNNILFYPQYWGFLLTGIAGVEPTYAGCHTYLWDHKIRSWSNIAEKLEIKNFLPKNCADTCSILGTLTKYAARELELSTETYVTMGIHDSNASILPYLIKESGNDFVLNSTGTWCVSMHPQDSLELYPEDLGKTVFFNQSAFGNPIKTSIFLGGMEFDTWINCYKSINNTKAFPSYSEEEVNKLFKDCDTFILPEILPSTGQFTGSKPGISEKGKFYSLKEIQSGKTIPKIVKNEKAFFAALDTSLVIQTETALRRSGLKSGTKIFTEGGFRKNKLYNSLLAFALGENKTFRTSMEEATAAGAAITAIMAATKQSTEELSKSINIEYTSDIPGIFTGYDEYKKRWLELVQNTVH; this comes from the coding sequence ATGGAATACGCCGTAGCTGTCATCGATATAGGAATGACAAACAAGAAAGTCGCAGTTTATGACGCCGCCCTTAAACAGCTGGATGCGGCATACAAGACTTTTGAGCCTCTCATCATAAAAAATCCCGTTACAGGACAAGAGCTGAAAACCCATGATCTTGACGAAATGAAAAAATGGTTTTTCGAACAGATACGGTTATTCGCAAAAAAATATCCTATAAAGGCCGTCTCTGTTTCCACGCACGGGGCGACTTTCGTATGCACGGACAATAAAGGCCGCGCCTGCGCTCCGTGCATATTTTACACGGAAGAACCGGGAGTGGAATTTCAAAACGAGTTTTACGCCCTGGCCGGAAACAAGACGGATCTTCAAAAAAGCACGTTCTCTCCCGCATTTGATGCAATGATAAATCTCGCAAAAGGAATTTTTTATCTGAAAAAATATTTTCCGGCAGAATTCGCAAAGACAAACAATATTTTATTTTATCCGCAATACTGGGGATTTCTTCTTACAGGCATTGCAGGCGTTGAACCCACATATGCAGGATGTCATACTTATCTGTGGGATCATAAAATTCGGTCTTGGTCGAACATAGCTGAAAAACTTGAAATAAAAAACTTCTTGCCCAAAAACTGCGCCGACACATGCAGCATTCTGGGAACTCTCACAAAATACGCCGCAAGAGAGCTTGAGCTTTCGACGGAAACTTATGTAACGATGGGGATTCACGACTCAAACGCTTCGATTCTGCCCTACCTCATAAAGGAAAGCGGCAATGACTTTGTTCTCAATTCTACGGGGACTTGGTGCGTTTCAATGCATCCGCAGGATTCTTTGGAGCTTTATCCTGAAGATTTGGGAAAAACGGTTTTTTTTAACCAATCCGCATTCGGTAATCCCATAAAAACATCCATTTTTCTCGGCGGAATGGAATTCGACACATGGATCAACTGTTATAAAAGCATAAATAACACAAAGGCATTTCCTTCATATTCCGAAGAAGAAGTAAACAAACTGTTTAAAGATTGCGACACGTTTATTTTGCCTGAAATTCTGCCGTCTACGGGACAATTCACAGGTTCAAAGCCGGGAATAAGCGAAAAAGGGAAATTTTATTCCCTTAAAGAAATTCAATCCGGAAAAACCATACCGAAAATTGTAAAAAACGAAAAGGCTTTTTTTGCCGCACTGGATACTTCGCTGGTTATTCAAACGGAGACGGCTTTAAGACGTTCAGGACTTAAGTCGGGTACTAAAATTTTTACGGAAGGCGGATTTAGAAAAAACAAACTTTACAATTCTTTGCTCGCATTCGCACTAGGCGAAAACAAGACTTTCAGAACAAGCATGGAAGAAGCGACCGCAGCGGGAGCTGCGATCACCGCGATAATGGCCGCTACAAAGCAGAGTACGGAAGAACTTTCAAAATCGATAAATATTGAATACACGTCCGACATCCCCGGCATTTTTACAGGATACGATGAATATAAGAAAAGATGGCTTGAATTGGTGCAAAATACTGTACATTAA
- a CDS encoding DeoR/GlpR family DNA-binding transcription regulator, giving the protein MKQSKEIVDKRHQQIIALLNKKNPIYVTELSQKLNVSELTVRRDFEALAKAGIIKRFHGGARLVTQNADEAPGYANKGIIAQEQKQHIAQVVAQYVKDGDTVFLNAGTTTTEIIKAVKNKHITVITNNSLASTFLRNTNASLISTGGEFNSKNLSYSGVLATYLINKIFSSVTVLGVNGLSASDGITTAFYPETMINQEFLKQSKGLKIVACDSSKLGKTFSFNTASISSIDIVITDSLADPVEVKKIIDQGVKVVIADAEIKG; this is encoded by the coding sequence ATGAAACAGAGTAAAGAAATCGTCGATAAGCGCCATCAGCAAATAATCGCACTGTTAAACAAAAAAAATCCCATATATGTGACGGAATTAAGTCAAAAGCTCAATGTTTCGGAGCTTACCGTGCGCCGCGACTTTGAAGCCCTTGCCAAAGCGGGCATAATAAAACGTTTCCACGGAGGGGCAAGGCTTGTCACACAAAATGCCGACGAAGCGCCGGGTTATGCAAACAAGGGAATAATCGCGCAGGAACAGAAACAGCATATCGCGCAAGTTGTGGCGCAATATGTAAAAGACGGCGATACGGTATTCTTAAATGCGGGAACCACCACGACTGAAATAATCAAAGCCGTAAAAAATAAGCACATCACCGTAATTACGAATAATTCCTTGGCATCTACATTTTTAAGGAATACAAACGCTTCTCTTATTTCTACCGGCGGCGAATTTAATTCCAAAAATCTTTCTTATTCGGGAGTTTTGGCAACTTATCTTATCAATAAGATTTTTTCTTCCGTTACGGTCTTGGGAGTAAACGGATTGTCCGCCTCGGACGGCATAACCACGGCTTTTTACCCTGAAACGATGATAAATCAGGAATTTCTAAAGCAAAGCAAGGGACTTAAAATAGTTGCCTGCGACAGCTCCAAACTGGGCAAGACGTTCAGCTTTAATACGGCAAGCATTTCCAGCATTGATATTGTTATAACCGATTCCCTTGCCGATCCTGTCGAAGTCAAAAAAATCATAGACCAGGGCGTAAAAGTTGTCATAGCAGATGCGGAAATAAAAGGGTAA
- a CDS encoding toxin: protein MIFDWNNEKNMMLKRNRNISFEQIIVAIEQDGLLDILENPNKEKYANQLLLLVKIDRYVYVVPCVLENNICFLKTIFPSRKYTAKYLDWEGEENE from the coding sequence ATGATATTCGATTGGAATAATGAAAAGAATATGATGCTTAAAAGAAACAGAAATATATCTTTTGAGCAAATTATTGTAGCAATTGAACAAGACGGTTTGTTGGATATTTTAGAAAATCCGAATAAAGAAAAATATGCGAATCAACTTTTGCTTCTTGTTAAAATTGATAGATATGTATATGTAGTCCCTTGTGTACTCGAAAATAATATTTGTTTTTTGAAAACCATTTTTCCGAGTAGAAAATATACGGCAAAATATCTTGATTGGGAAGGAGAAGAAAATGAATAG
- a CDS encoding ADP-ribosylglycohydrolase family protein, giving the protein MKNKYKEKLYSGILGKIIGVYFGRPVEGWSYDRIRETFGIVDHYVNKELDMPLHVPDDDLSGTFAFLRTLDDAKDIHNIDAKDFGETWLDYIIEERSTFWWGGVGRSTEHTAYSRLRTGYKSPQSGSIELNGKGIAEQIGAQIFMDGFAMLCPDDPQKARELVKQAASVSHDGIAVESACFLATMEALAFSIDNLEKLIQLSLTSAPWSKNLTNIINNVISICKKNNNWRDVRNFLDENYGYHLYPGNCHVIPNLTLLLSSLILGGDSFKKALEIAVSSGWDTDCNAANICCINGIRLGLDAINKEFDYRSPIADRFYCITSYGSQCVTDAVIQTRRLLKLHNLLYNKKKNKKIPRFSFELPGSVQGFTNCPLLAKLKPPVINGNMIGMESGLVIDTTEGTDAISTLTFWDCNDRYGSYSLLGSPTLYYGQTIRAEIKKIEGNPIVQLYVIYYDKNDILKVLFGPSEHVDDKKNIEWTIDDLDGMPVFRVGLQIVNKDSNSKILLKSMDWCGSPILFSLKGGFYQNKNNLQPIMALQAFTSSAKHFSFDKRYTFTISHPEENGIVDIGTEQWDNYSVSATIIPCMASRFGLTFRTKGHRHFYAAVIDKNQILSLIIMSGEKEHIVKSISCYYELDNPLALEISGIGSNITISLNNKNILKANCEDYYTGGAGFLVSQGTIMADNFMIKKLD; this is encoded by the coding sequence TTGAAAAATAAATATAAAGAAAAATTATACAGCGGTATTTTAGGAAAGATAATAGGAGTTTATTTCGGACGTCCCGTTGAAGGCTGGTCTTATGATAGGATAAGAGAAACTTTCGGAATTGTCGATCATTATGTCAACAAAGAATTGGATATGCCTTTGCATGTTCCCGATGACGACCTTTCCGGCACGTTCGCCTTTTTAAGAACTCTTGACGATGCAAAAGACATTCATAATATAGATGCAAAGGATTTCGGAGAAACATGGCTTGATTACATAATTGAAGAAAGATCTACATTTTGGTGGGGCGGTGTTGGACGCTCAACCGAACACACGGCATATTCGCGTCTAAGAACAGGGTATAAATCTCCCCAAAGCGGCTCAATTGAATTAAACGGTAAAGGAATAGCGGAGCAAATAGGTGCGCAAATCTTTATGGATGGATTTGCTATGCTTTGTCCCGATGATCCTCAAAAAGCGAGAGAGCTTGTTAAACAAGCAGCATCCGTCAGTCATGACGGAATTGCCGTTGAATCCGCTTGTTTTTTAGCTACAATGGAAGCCCTGGCTTTTAGTATAGATAATTTGGAAAAATTAATACAATTATCTTTAACTTCAGCACCCTGGTCAAAAAATCTTACAAATATCATAAACAATGTTATAAGCATATGTAAAAAAAATAATAATTGGAGAGATGTACGTAATTTTTTGGATGAAAACTACGGCTATCACTTATATCCTGGAAACTGTCATGTAATTCCAAATCTTACATTGCTGTTAAGTTCTCTGATCTTAGGCGGAGATAGTTTTAAAAAAGCATTGGAAATTGCCGTATCATCAGGGTGGGACACAGACTGTAATGCCGCAAATATTTGCTGTATAAATGGAATACGACTTGGATTAGATGCAATAAATAAAGAATTCGATTATCGTTCCCCAATTGCAGACAGATTCTATTGTATAACAAGCTATGGCTCACAATGTGTTACTGATGCCGTTATTCAGACCCGAAGACTTTTAAAATTACATAATTTGCTCTATAATAAGAAGAAAAACAAGAAAATTCCTCGTTTTTCTTTTGAGCTTCCCGGATCCGTTCAAGGTTTTACAAACTGCCCGCTTCTTGCAAAATTAAAGCCGCCCGTAATCAACGGGAATATGATTGGAATGGAGAGTGGATTAGTAATTGATACAACAGAAGGTACCGACGCCATCTCCACTTTAACCTTTTGGGACTGTAACGACAGATATGGTAGCTATTCGTTATTAGGCAGTCCTACACTCTATTACGGACAAACCATCCGCGCTGAAATAAAAAAAATCGAAGGTAACCCGATCGTTCAACTTTATGTAATTTATTACGATAAAAACGACATCTTAAAAGTGCTTTTCGGACCTTCAGAACATGTAGATGATAAAAAAAATATCGAATGGACTATTGACGATCTAGACGGGATGCCTGTTTTCCGTGTAGGTTTACAAATTGTAAACAAGGATAGTAATTCAAAAATTTTATTGAAATCAATGGATTGGTGCGGAAGTCCTATTTTATTTTCCCTAAAGGGCGGCTTTTATCAAAACAAAAATAATTTGCAACCTATTATGGCTCTGCAAGCATTTACTTCATCAGCCAAACATTTTTCATTCGATAAACGCTATACTTTTACCATTTCTCATCCGGAAGAAAATGGAATTGTAGATATTGGAACAGAACAATGGGACAATTATTCGGTTTCGGCAACAATAATTCCATGTATGGCTTCGCGCTTCGGTTTGACTTTTAGGACAAAGGGGCATAGGCATTTTTATGCGGCAGTAATTGATAAAAATCAAATATTATCACTGATCATCATGTCGGGAGAAAAGGAACATATCGTAAAAAGCATCTCTTGTTATTATGAGCTTGACAATCCGTTAGCGCTTGAAATAAGCGGAATAGGAAGCAATATAACAATATCATTAAACAATAAAAATATACTTAAAGCCAACTGCGAGGATTACTATACTGGAGGCGCAGGGTTTTTAGTGAGTCAAGGTACTATTATGGCAGATAATTTTATGATAAAAAAACTCGATTAA
- a CDS encoding carbohydrate ABC transporter permease gives MKKYTFLNNLSIHFFLFLFSLLFLLPYFWMISTSLKTSEQITNFMEIIPDPISVRSFKEGFELVPFFKYIVNTMRIGFLCVLGSMFSCSMAGFGFAKFRGRGKNFLFIILLATMMVPQTVTLIPSYMLYSRLRWVNTIIPLTLPSFFGASAFNIFLMRQFFSSLPNDLAEAALIDGCSWGRIFINIYIPNSVAALMVVAINQLVFVWNDYLSPLVYLGRPSKYTVALGLNMFKGQYGGSIDPGPLMAMACVSIIPLFILYVFFQRYFVEGIAASGIKR, from the coding sequence ATGAAAAAATATACGTTTTTAAATAATTTATCTATTCATTTTTTCTTATTTTTATTCAGTCTGCTATTTCTTTTGCCGTATTTTTGGATGATTTCCACATCTTTAAAAACTTCTGAGCAAATAACGAATTTCATGGAAATAATTCCCGACCCGATCAGCGTTAGGAGTTTTAAAGAAGGTTTTGAATTAGTTCCATTTTTTAAATACATAGTTAATACTATGAGAATAGGATTTTTATGTGTTTTAGGAAGCATGTTCAGTTGTTCTATGGCGGGGTTTGGTTTTGCAAAATTTAGAGGAAGGGGGAAGAACTTCCTTTTTATAATTTTGCTTGCGACTATGATGGTGCCGCAAACCGTAACTCTTATTCCATCTTATATGCTGTATAGTAGGCTTCGTTGGGTAAATACAATAATTCCTTTGACACTTCCATCGTTTTTCGGGGCAAGCGCCTTTAATATATTTCTTATGCGCCAGTTTTTTTCTTCGTTGCCTAATGACTTGGCGGAGGCTGCTTTGATAGACGGGTGCAGTTGGGGGAGAATTTTCATTAATATATATATACCTAATTCAGTTGCAGCGTTGATGGTGGTTGCAATAAATCAATTGGTATTTGTTTGGAATGATTATTTAAGCCCCCTGGTATATTTGGGTAGGCCTTCCAAGTATACTGTTGCATTGGGACTTAATATGTTTAAAGGACAATACGGAGGTTCAATAGATCCTGGGCCTCTTATGGCAATGGCTTGTGTTTCAATTATACCTTTATTTATTTTATATGTCTTTTTTCAAAGATATTTCGTTGAAGGTATCGCTGCTTCCGGCATAAAGAGATAA
- a CDS encoding carbohydrate ABC transporter permease has protein sequence MNKTKVRRLNDTSYLFYLFICPWLIGLCFFVLFPMFFSLFTSFTDWNGTNRPSFIGFNNYKFIFTVDKLFQTSLKNTIFYVGFSLPLNLIISIALAVLLNRRSKLFHLFRAIFYLPTICTGVASYITWLYLYNSDFGFINLLLSKIAIRGPLWLSDTNTAMLSIIIMDMFVCGTSMTIVLASLQEIPSMYYEVADLEGANSLHKFFYITFPMISPVVFFNLLITLIKGLQIFTQPYVMTEGGPANSTYVYGLHLYKTAFLYANFGYASSLAWVLFIFLLIVSGLIFASSRFWVFYEEKIK, from the coding sequence ATGAACAAGACAAAAGTGCGTAGACTAAATGACACTTCATATTTGTTTTATTTATTTATTTGCCCTTGGTTAATAGGTTTATGCTTTTTTGTCTTGTTCCCCATGTTTTTTTCTTTATTCACATCATTTACTGATTGGAATGGAACTAATCGCCCAAGTTTTATCGGATTTAATAATTACAAATTTATTTTTACTGTAGACAAGCTTTTTCAGACATCATTAAAAAATACTATTTTTTATGTCGGTTTTTCTCTTCCGTTGAATTTGATTATTTCAATTGCTTTAGCTGTTTTATTGAATAGACGCAGCAAGTTATTCCATCTATTTCGGGCAATATTTTATTTACCAACTATATGTACCGGCGTTGCATCTTATATAACATGGCTTTATTTATATAATTCGGATTTCGGCTTTATAAATTTGCTTTTAAGTAAGATAGCTATTAGAGGCCCTCTTTGGCTTTCCGATACAAACACGGCTATGCTTTCAATAATAATTATGGACATGTTCGTATGCGGAACATCTATGACTATTGTGTTGGCAAGTCTACAGGAAATCCCGAGCATGTATTATGAAGTGGCGGATTTAGAAGGTGCAAATTCATTGCATAAATTTTTTTATATTACATTCCCAATGATAAGTCCTGTTGTGTTTTTTAATCTTTTGATAACTTTGATCAAAGGCCTTCAAATTTTTACGCAGCCGTATGTTATGACTGAAGGTGGACCTGCTAATTCTACGTATGTATATGGCTTACACTTATATAAGACCGCGTTTTTGTATGCAAATTTCGGCTATGCGTCTTCTCTTGCTTGGGTTCTTTTTATTTTTTTATTGATTGTAAGTGGGCTTATTTTTGCGTCATCAAGGTTTTGGGTCTTTTATGAGGAGAAGATTAAATAA